Proteins from one Comamonas flocculans genomic window:
- a CDS encoding PIN domain-containing protein, which produces MVWLLDTCVVFESFKSLPEPVVRQWLDAHRGQCLIPAVSVGEILFGIERMVPSARRSRLQLWFEQLCHDFEGKILPTDEAVWRTWSRLRVSCQAIGRPQADLDLLIAATAVTHRLPLVTRNTRHFQDTGLTLVNPWDA; this is translated from the coding sequence ATGGTTTGGCTGCTGGATACCTGCGTGGTCTTCGAATCTTTCAAATCGCTTCCCGAGCCTGTCGTTCGGCAATGGCTGGACGCGCACCGGGGCCAGTGTCTGATACCGGCCGTGAGCGTGGGCGAGATTCTGTTTGGCATTGAACGCATGGTGCCCAGCGCCCGGCGCAGCCGCTTGCAACTGTGGTTTGAGCAGCTATGTCACGATTTCGAGGGCAAGATACTGCCCACGGATGAAGCGGTCTGGCGCACCTGGAGCCGCTTGCGGGTGTCTTGCCAGGCGATAGGCCGCCCGCAGGCAGACCTTGATCTGCTGATCGCGGCGACGGCAGTCACGCACCGCTTGCCCCTGGTGACCCGCAACACCCGCCATTTTCAAGACACCGGCCTGACGCTCGTCAACCCCTGGGATGCTTGA
- a CDS encoding pyridoxal phosphate-dependent aminotransferase — MKPLHKSAKLNNVLYDVRGPIVDAARQMEEEGQKIIKLNIGNMAPFGFDPPDEVVQDMIRNLPESAGYSDSKGLFAARKAVMHYTQQQGIAGVTLDDIYLGNGASELIVMATNALLDDGDELLLPAPDYPLWTAATSLAGGVPVHYVCDEARGWMPDLADMRAKIGPKTRGIVVINPNNPTGALYSDELLKGIVQLAREHELVLLVDEVYDKVLYEGARHTAMASLSTDVLTLTFNSLSKAYRSCGFRAGWMVVSGDKSLAGDYIEGLNMLANLKLGSNVPGQWAIQTALGGYQSINDLIREGGRLRVQRDLAYELITAIPGVTCVKPQAALYMFPRLDPEMYPIEDDRQFFMEVLRATRVMLVQGTGFNYPDHQHFRIVFLPHKSDLREAIGRLAKFLERYRARRAKPASVLAINPEKEAARA, encoded by the coding sequence ATGAAACCGCTGCACAAATCCGCCAAACTGAACAACGTGCTCTACGACGTGCGCGGCCCCATCGTGGACGCGGCGCGGCAGATGGAGGAAGAGGGCCAGAAGATCATCAAGCTCAATATCGGCAACATGGCGCCGTTCGGCTTCGATCCGCCCGACGAGGTGGTGCAGGACATGATCCGCAACCTGCCCGAGTCCGCCGGTTACTCGGACAGCAAGGGCCTCTTCGCCGCGCGCAAGGCGGTGATGCACTACACGCAGCAGCAGGGCATCGCCGGCGTCACGCTGGACGACATCTACCTGGGCAATGGCGCGAGCGAGCTGATCGTGATGGCGACCAATGCGCTGCTTGACGACGGCGACGAGCTGCTGCTGCCCGCGCCCGACTATCCGCTGTGGACGGCCGCGACCAGCCTGGCCGGTGGCGTGCCGGTGCATTACGTCTGCGACGAGGCGCGCGGCTGGATGCCGGACCTGGCCGACATGCGCGCCAAGATCGGGCCGAAGACGCGCGGCATCGTGGTGATCAACCCGAACAACCCCACGGGCGCGCTGTATTCCGACGAACTGCTCAAGGGCATCGTGCAGCTGGCGCGCGAGCACGAACTGGTGCTGCTGGTCGACGAGGTCTACGACAAGGTGCTGTACGAGGGCGCGCGCCACACGGCCATGGCCAGCCTTTCGACGGACGTGCTCACGCTCACTTTCAACTCGCTCTCCAAGGCCTACCGCTCCTGCGGCTTTCGCGCCGGCTGGATGGTGGTCTCGGGCGACAAGTCGCTGGCCGGCGACTACATCGAGGGCTTGAACATGCTGGCCAACCTCAAGCTCGGCTCCAACGTGCCGGGCCAGTGGGCGATCCAGACCGCCCTGGGCGGCTACCAGAGCATCAACGATCTGATCAGGGAAGGCGGGCGCCTGCGCGTGCAGCGCGACCTGGCCTATGAGCTGATCACCGCGATCCCGGGCGTCACCTGCGTCAAGCCCCAGGCGGCGCTGTACATGTTCCCGCGTCTCGATCCCGAGATGTACCCGATCGAGGACGACCGCCAGTTCTTCATGGAAGTGCTGCGCGCCACGCGCGTGATGCTGGTGCAGGGCACGGGTTTCAACTACCCCGATCACCAGCACTTTCGCATCGTCTTCCTGCCGCACAAGAGCGACCTGCGCGAGGCGATCGGGCGTCTGGCCAAGTTCCTGGAGCGGTATCGCGCGCGCCGCGCCAAGCCGGCATCCGTGCTTGCCATCAATCCTGAAAAAGAAGCTGCTCGCGCTTGA
- the rplI gene encoding 50S ribosomal protein L9 produces the protein MQVILLDKVVNLGALGDIVKVKDGYARNYLIPTGRAHRATAAAKAEFEARRAELEKAAADKLAQAQAEAAQLAQLTLKLTQKAGVDGRLFGSVTSYDIADELHRQGVKVHKAQIRMPDGPIKVVGESSVTVVLHTDVSVELAVAVYGETA, from the coding sequence ATGCAAGTGATATTGCTCGACAAGGTGGTCAACCTCGGTGCGCTGGGCGACATCGTCAAGGTCAAGGACGGCTATGCCCGCAACTACCTGATCCCCACGGGCCGCGCCCACCGCGCGACCGCGGCCGCCAAGGCCGAATTCGAAGCGCGCCGCGCCGAACTGGAGAAGGCCGCGGCCGACAAGCTTGCCCAGGCCCAGGCCGAGGCGGCGCAGCTCGCGCAGCTGACCCTCAAGCTCACGCAGAAGGCGGGCGTCGATGGCCGCTTGTTCGGTTCGGTCACGAGCTACGACATCGCCGACGAACTGCACCGTCAGGGCGTGAAGGTGCACAAGGCGCAGATCCGCATGCCCGACGGCCCGATCAAGGTGGTCGGTGAAAGCAGCGTGACCGTGGTGCTGCACACCGACGTGTCGGTGGAGCTGGCGGTGGCGGTGTACGGCGAAACCGCCTGA
- a CDS encoding type II toxin-antitoxin system Phd/YefM family antitoxin: MSSVWQVQEAKNHFSEMIDRALSEGPQTVTRHGKPVVRMVAVEQGSTASHGDDGFVDFLLNAPKADDFELPERTSIKPLEPLGE, translated from the coding sequence ATGTCCTCAGTATGGCAAGTACAAGAAGCCAAGAACCACTTCAGCGAAATGATAGACCGGGCCCTGAGCGAAGGCCCGCAGACCGTTACGCGCCACGGCAAGCCCGTGGTACGGATGGTGGCGGTAGAGCAGGGGAGCACTGCATCGCATGGCGATGACGGGTTTGTCGACTTTCTGCTCAATGCCCCCAAAGCCGATGACTTCGAATTGCCGGAGCGCACCAGCATCAAGCCCCTGGAACCTCTGGGTGAGTGA
- a CDS encoding PhoH family protein encodes MPLPPPPTQRAALLSAGKRKADAPAKPAAAKAAPVSPARPAQARPSAPAARPAPPRPALAPAPVPQPAARAPVPAPAPSPAPQRKGGARARKTGAAGSGAAKLFVLDTNVLLHDPTSLFRFEEHDIFLPMVVLEELDAHKRGTTEVARNGRQASRTLDALVAAATSSDMARGVPLNGSGQRAATGQLYFQTEPLSYELPASLPQGKADNQILGVVQALRTRHAPREVVLVSKDINMRVKARALGLAAEDYENDKVLDDGDLLYSGYLALAPDFWIKAGKKVESWQHGATTCYRVSGPQVAQMLINQFVYFEAPGEPSLYARVTEIRDKSAVLQTLKDYGSAKNAVWGVNTRNREQNFAMNLLMDPEVDFVTLTGQAGTGKTLLALAAGLTQVLDERRYSEIIMTRATVSVGEDIGFLPGTEEEKMGPWMGALDDNLEFLAKGDGGSGAGEWGRAATNELIRSRIKIKSMNFMRGRTFMNKYVIIDEAQNLTPKQMKTLITRAGPGTKIICMGNLGQIDTPYLTEGSSGLTFAVDRFKGWAHSGHILLARGERSRLADFASEVL; translated from the coding sequence ATGCCCCTGCCACCACCACCCACCCAACGTGCGGCCCTGCTCTCGGCCGGCAAGCGCAAGGCCGACGCCCCGGCAAAACCGGCCGCGGCCAAGGCAGCGCCCGTTTCGCCCGCCAGGCCGGCGCAGGCAAGGCCCTCCGCACCCGCGGCGCGCCCTGCGCCGCCCCGGCCCGCGCTGGCGCCAGCGCCCGTGCCGCAGCCGGCGGCACGCGCACCTGTGCCAGCGCCCGCGCCGTCGCCCGCACCGCAACGCAAGGGCGGCGCGCGCGCGCGCAAGACGGGCGCCGCGGGCAGCGGCGCAGCCAAGCTCTTCGTGCTCGACACCAACGTGCTGCTGCACGACCCCACCAGCCTGTTTCGCTTCGAGGAGCACGACATCTTCCTGCCCATGGTGGTGCTCGAAGAGCTGGACGCGCACAAACGCGGCACCACCGAGGTCGCGCGCAACGGCCGCCAGGCCAGCCGCACGCTGGATGCGCTGGTCGCCGCCGCCACCAGCAGCGACATGGCCCGGGGCGTGCCGCTCAATGGCAGCGGGCAGCGCGCCGCCACCGGCCAGCTCTACTTCCAGACCGAGCCGCTGAGCTACGAACTGCCCGCGAGCCTGCCCCAAGGCAAGGCGGACAACCAGATCCTGGGCGTGGTGCAGGCGCTGCGCACGCGCCATGCGCCGCGCGAGGTGGTGCTGGTGTCCAAGGACATCAACATGCGCGTGAAGGCGCGCGCGCTGGGCCTGGCCGCGGAGGACTACGAGAACGACAAGGTGCTCGACGACGGCGACCTGCTGTATTCGGGCTACCTGGCGCTTGCGCCCGACTTCTGGATCAAGGCCGGCAAGAAGGTGGAGAGCTGGCAGCACGGCGCCACCACCTGCTACCGCGTGAGCGGCCCGCAGGTGGCGCAGATGCTGATCAACCAGTTCGTCTATTTCGAGGCGCCGGGGGAACCCAGCCTGTATGCGCGCGTCACCGAGATCCGCGACAAGAGCGCGGTGCTGCAGACGCTCAAGGACTACGGCTCGGCCAAGAACGCGGTCTGGGGCGTGAACACGCGCAACCGCGAGCAGAACTTCGCGATGAACCTCTTGATGGACCCCGAGGTGGACTTCGTCACGCTCACCGGCCAGGCAGGCACCGGCAAGACGCTGCTGGCGCTGGCCGCGGGCCTCACGCAGGTGCTCGACGAGCGCCGCTACAGCGAGATCATCATGACCCGCGCGACGGTGAGCGTGGGCGAGGACATCGGCTTTCTGCCCGGCACCGAGGAAGAGAAGATGGGCCCATGGATGGGCGCGCTGGACGACAACCTCGAATTCCTCGCCAAGGGCGACGGCGGCAGCGGCGCCGGCGAATGGGGGCGCGCCGCGACCAACGAGCTGATCCGCAGCCGCATCAAGATCAAGAGCATGAACTTCATGCGCGGGCGCACCTTCATGAACAAGTACGTGATCATCGACGAGGCGCAGAACCTCACGCCCAAGCAGATGAAGACACTCATCACCCGCGCGGGGCCGGGCACCAAGATCATCTGCATGGGCAACCTCGGACAGATCGACACGCCCTACCTCACCGAAGGCTCCTCGGGCCTGACCTTTGCGGTGGACCGCTTCAAGGGCTGGGCGCACAGCGGCCACATCCTGCTGGCGCGTGGCGAACGCTCGCGCCTGGCGGACTTCGCCAGCGAGGTGCTCTGA
- the dnaB gene encoding replicative DNA helicase: MSAVISAPLETYVPAHFPDREVTQLRVPPHSIEAESSVLGGLLLDNLAWDRVSDLLGEGDFYRSEHQQVYAAIGALIGANKPADVITVHERLQSVGKAEETGGLAYLNSLAQYVPSASNIRRYAEIVRERAILRKLVSASDEIATNAFNPQGRPVDRILDEAEQKIFAIGEEGSRMKQGFQPMESLVVSLLDRVQEMADNPMDVTGVPTGFTDLDRMTSGLQAGDLVVLAARPSMGKTSLAVNIAEHVALNEQLPVAIFSMEMGAAQLAVRIVGSIGRIDQGHLRTGKLTDQEWPRLTEAIERLRSVSLHIDETPGLTPSELRASARRLARQCGKLGLIVVDYLQLMSGSGGGQGENRATELGEISRGLKMLAKELQCPVIALSQLNRSVEQRNDKRPLMSDLRESGAIEQDADIIMFIYRDDYYNKESKEPNVSEIIIGKQRNGPTGTVKLFFQKDQTRFENLALEQGNGY; encoded by the coding sequence ATGTCTGCCGTGATTTCCGCACCGCTGGAGACCTATGTTCCAGCCCATTTCCCCGACCGCGAGGTGACGCAGCTGCGTGTGCCTCCGCATTCGATCGAAGCCGAGTCCAGCGTGCTCGGTGGCCTGCTGCTTGACAACCTGGCCTGGGACAGGGTGAGCGACCTGCTCGGCGAGGGCGATTTCTACCGCAGCGAACACCAGCAGGTATATGCCGCCATCGGCGCGCTGATCGGCGCGAACAAGCCGGCGGACGTGATCACGGTGCACGAGCGCCTGCAGAGCGTGGGCAAGGCCGAGGAAACCGGCGGCCTGGCCTACCTGAACAGCCTGGCGCAGTACGTGCCCAGCGCCAGCAACATCCGCCGCTACGCCGAGATCGTGCGCGAGCGCGCCATTTTGAGAAAGCTCGTCTCGGCCAGCGACGAGATCGCCACCAACGCCTTCAACCCGCAAGGCAGGCCGGTGGACCGCATCCTGGACGAGGCCGAGCAGAAGATCTTCGCCATCGGCGAAGAGGGCTCGCGCATGAAGCAGGGCTTCCAGCCCATGGAGTCGCTGGTCGTGAGCCTGCTCGACCGCGTGCAGGAGATGGCCGACAACCCCATGGACGTGACCGGCGTGCCCACCGGCTTCACCGACCTGGACCGCATGACCAGCGGTCTGCAGGCGGGCGACCTGGTGGTGCTGGCCGCGCGCCCGTCCATGGGCAAGACCTCGCTGGCGGTGAACATCGCCGAGCACGTGGCGCTCAACGAGCAGCTGCCGGTGGCGATCTTCTCGATGGAAATGGGCGCGGCCCAGCTGGCGGTGCGCATCGTCGGCTCGATAGGCCGCATCGACCAGGGGCACTTGCGCACCGGCAAGCTCACCGACCAGGAATGGCCGCGCCTGACCGAGGCGATAGAGCGGCTGCGTTCGGTCTCGCTGCATATCGACGAGACGCCGGGCCTGACGCCCTCGGAGCTGCGCGCCAGTGCCCGACGCCTGGCGCGCCAGTGCGGCAAGCTCGGGCTGATCGTGGTGGACTACCTGCAGCTCATGAGCGGTTCGGGCGGCGGCCAGGGCGAGAACCGCGCGACCGAGCTCGGCGAGATCTCGCGCGGCCTGAAGATGCTGGCCAAGGAACTGCAGTGCCCCGTGATCGCGCTGTCGCAGCTCAACCGCTCGGTGGAGCAGCGCAACGACAAGCGCCCCTTGATGAGCGACCTGCGCGAATCGGGCGCGATCGAGCAGGACGCCGACATCATCATGTTCATCTACCGCGACGACTACTACAACAAGGAGAGCAAGGAGCCCAACGTCTCGGAGATCATCATCGGCAAGCAGCGCAATGGCCCGACGGGCACCGTCAAGCTGTTCTTCCAGAAGGACCAGACGCGCTTCGAGAACCTGGCGCTGGAGCAGGGCAATGGTTACTGA
- a CDS encoding Mth938-like domain-containing protein: MKFQPDRSDTQTVTGYGPGWIAVDAERLTHSVIIGFSGERIDWKCERFEDLSPAHFAQLAELDAEVVIFGSGERGRFVPPQWLKPLMARHVGMETMDTHAACRTYNILAGEGRKVFAALLV; this comes from the coding sequence ATGAAGTTCCAGCCCGATCGCAGCGACACCCAGACCGTCACCGGCTACGGCCCGGGCTGGATCGCGGTGGATGCCGAGCGGCTCACGCACAGCGTGATCATCGGCTTCAGCGGCGAGCGCATCGACTGGAAGTGCGAGCGCTTCGAAGACCTCTCGCCCGCCCACTTCGCCCAGCTGGCGGAGCTGGACGCCGAGGTGGTCATCTTCGGCAGCGGGGAGCGCGGGCGCTTCGTGCCGCCGCAGTGGCTCAAGCCCTTGATGGCGCGCCACGTCGGCATGGAAACCATGGACACCCACGCGGCCTGTCGCACCTACAACATCCTCGCCGGCGAAGGCCGCAAGGTGTTTGCGGCGCTGCTCGTCTGA
- the amaB gene encoding L-piperidine-6-carboxylate dehydrogenase: MVTENSQVRLARLARLLGWTVPAAGGAADLAVRAPRDGALLARLSAQTPAQVQAAIDAAVRAGKRWRAVPAPVRGELVRRLAALLREHKAQLGELVSLEAGKILGEGQGEVQEMIDICDFAVGLSRQLHGLTIASERPGHRMMETWHPAGVVGIISAFNFPVAVWSWNAALALVCGNAIVWKPSEKTPLTALVCQHLLQQAAAQLNAERPGCVPEGLSQVVPGAREAGEALAASPQVAVLSATGSTRMGRQVAVKVAERFGRSILELGGNNAMVVTASADLELAVRAIVFAAVGTAGQRCTTLRRLIVHASVHDALLARLERVYQSIAVGDPLQPSTLVGPLIDRGAFDAMQAALAQARAEGALSMVGGERVCQALGEDAWYVRPALVQMPAQTAVVREETFAPILYVLRYGGDLDEAVALQNDVPQGLSSAIFTQDLAEAERFLSAAGSDCGIANVNIGTSGAEIGGAFGGEKETGGGRESGSDAWKGYMRRATNTINFSGALPLAQGVRFDV, translated from the coding sequence ATGGTTACTGAAAATTCGCAGGTGCGGCTCGCGCGACTGGCGCGGCTGCTCGGCTGGACGGTCCCCGCGGCGGGCGGTGCGGCCGACCTTGCAGTGCGCGCTCCGCGCGACGGCGCGCTGCTGGCCAGGCTGAGCGCGCAGACACCGGCGCAGGTGCAGGCCGCGATCGATGCTGCCGTGCGCGCGGGCAAGCGCTGGCGCGCGGTGCCCGCGCCCGTGCGCGGCGAGCTGGTGCGGCGTCTGGCCGCCCTGTTGCGCGAGCACAAGGCGCAGCTGGGCGAGCTGGTCTCGCTGGAGGCCGGCAAGATCCTCGGCGAAGGGCAGGGCGAGGTGCAGGAGATGATCGACATCTGCGACTTCGCCGTCGGGCTGTCGCGCCAGCTCCATGGCCTGACGATCGCCAGCGAGCGCCCCGGCCACCGCATGATGGAAACCTGGCACCCGGCCGGCGTGGTCGGCATCATCTCGGCCTTCAATTTCCCGGTGGCGGTCTGGTCCTGGAATGCGGCGCTTGCCCTGGTCTGCGGCAACGCCATTGTCTGGAAGCCGTCGGAGAAGACCCCGCTCACGGCGCTGGTCTGCCAGCATCTGCTGCAGCAGGCGGCCGCGCAGCTCAATGCCGAGCGGCCCGGCTGCGTGCCCGAAGGGCTGAGCCAGGTGGTGCCGGGTGCACGTGAGGCGGGAGAAGCGCTGGCTGCCAGCCCGCAGGTGGCGGTGCTCAGTGCCACGGGTTCCACGCGCATGGGACGGCAGGTGGCGGTGAAGGTCGCCGAACGTTTTGGCCGCAGCATTCTGGAGCTGGGCGGCAACAACGCCATGGTGGTGACGGCCTCGGCCGACCTGGAGCTGGCGGTGCGCGCCATCGTGTTCGCGGCCGTGGGCACGGCGGGCCAGCGCTGCACCACGCTGCGCCGGCTGATCGTGCATGCTTCGGTGCACGACGCGCTGCTGGCGCGTCTCGAGCGCGTGTACCAGAGCATCGCGGTGGGCGACCCGCTGCAGCCATCGACCCTGGTGGGGCCCTTGATAGACCGCGGTGCCTTCGATGCCATGCAGGCGGCGCTCGCGCAGGCGCGCGCCGAGGGCGCCCTCAGCATGGTGGGCGGTGAGCGCGTATGCCAGGCGCTGGGCGAGGACGCCTGGTACGTGCGCCCGGCGCTGGTGCAGATGCCGGCGCAGACGGCCGTGGTGCGCGAGGAAACCTTCGCCCCCATCCTCTACGTGCTGCGCTACGGGGGCGATCTGGACGAAGCGGTCGCGCTGCAGAACGACGTGCCCCAGGGTCTGTCCTCGGCCATCTTCACGCAGGACCTGGCCGAAGCCGAGCGCTTCCTGTCGGCGGCCGGCAGCGACTGCGGCATTGCCAACGTGAACATCGGCACCTCGGGCGCGGAGATCGGCGGCGCGTTCGGCGGCGAGAAAGAGACCGGCGGCGGGCGCGAATCGGGCTCGGACGCCTGGAAGGGTTACATGCGCCGTGCCACCAACACGATCAACTTCAGCGGCGCGCTGCCGCTGGCGCAGGGCGTGCGCTTCGACGTATAA
- a CDS encoding peroxiredoxin: MAIAVNKPLPEFEANATGEVHVSNVSHLGQALVLYFYPKDNTPGCTTEAMQFRDRYKDFVKLGAEVFGVSRDNMKSHDDFKAKLELPFELIADTEEKMCHMFGVVKNKIMYGKKVKGIERSTFLINADGIVVQEWRGLKVPGHVEDVLKAVKALKTPVKKVA; the protein is encoded by the coding sequence ATGGCGATTGCTGTCAACAAACCCCTTCCTGAATTTGAAGCCAACGCGACCGGCGAAGTGCATGTCTCCAACGTCTCGCATCTGGGCCAGGCGCTGGTGCTGTACTTCTACCCCAAGGACAATACCCCCGGCTGCACGACGGAAGCCATGCAGTTTCGCGACAGGTACAAGGATTTCGTCAAGCTCGGCGCCGAGGTCTTCGGCGTCTCGCGCGACAACATGAAGTCGCACGACGACTTCAAGGCCAAGCTCGAGCTGCCCTTCGAGCTGATCGCCGACACCGAAGAGAAAATGTGCCACATGTTCGGCGTGGTCAAGAACAAGATCATGTACGGCAAGAAGGTCAAGGGCATCGAGCGCTCCACCTTCCTCATCAATGCCGACGGCATCGTGGTGCAGGAGTGGCGCGGCCTGAAGGTGCCGGGCCACGTCGAAGACGTGCTCAAGGCCGTCAAGGCGCTCAAGACCCCGGTCAAGAAGGTCGCCTGA
- a CDS encoding PilZ domain-containing protein has protein sequence MPYERRHYVRVRFDSPGQLRWAGQAVAVRVLDLSLKGALLQTALDRTALQPGLRCELTVPLAPQEYIRMAVEVTHLQEEHIGVACLSVDIDSVTHLRRLIELQLGDPALLERDLAELSGLH, from the coding sequence ATGCCCTACGAGCGCCGCCACTACGTCCGTGTACGGTTCGACAGCCCCGGCCAGCTGCGCTGGGCCGGGCAGGCGGTCGCGGTGCGCGTGCTCGACCTGTCGCTCAAGGGAGCATTGCTGCAGACGGCGCTGGACAGAACGGCGCTGCAGCCCGGTCTGCGCTGCGAACTGACCGTCCCGCTCGCCCCGCAGGAGTACATCCGCATGGCCGTAGAGGTGACGCACCTGCAGGAGGAACATATCGGCGTGGCCTGCCTGAGCGTGGACATCGACAGCGTGACCCACCTGCGCCGGCTGATCGAGCTGCAACTGGGCGACCCTGCGCTGCTGGAGCGCGATCTGGCCGAGCTCAGCGGCCTGCACTGA
- a CDS encoding homoserine dehydrogenase, with translation MKPIQVGLLGIGTVGSGTFQVLSRNQEEIGRRAGRAIEITMVADLDTARARSIVGDGVRVVGDAREVIANPEIDVVVELIGGYGIARQLVMEAIGQGKHVVTANKALLAVHGTEIFRAAAAKGVIIAFEAAVAGGIPIIKALREGLTANRIQWVAGIINGTTNFILSEMRDKGMDFAAALKDAQRLGYAEADPTFDIEGVDAAHKATLISAIAFGIPVQFDKCHVEGITRLASADIRYAEQLGYRIKLLGITRRTDKGVELRVHPTLIPARRLIANVDGAMNAVVVQGDAVGATLYYGKGAGSEPTASAVIADLVDIARLDGADPAHRVPPLAFQSSTLAAAGGDLPVLPMAEVVTGYYLRIRVVDEAGVLARITGILAGAGISIDAILQREAQEVVSEGTAPEGTQGIPQTDLIILTHDTREGDLDGALAQIQPLPTVLAPITRIRKEELN, from the coding sequence ATGAAACCCATCCAAGTCGGCCTGCTCGGCATAGGCACCGTAGGCAGCGGCACCTTCCAGGTGCTCTCGCGCAACCAGGAAGAGATCGGCCGGCGTGCCGGGCGGGCGATAGAGATCACCATGGTGGCCGACCTGGACACCGCGCGCGCGCGCTCCATCGTGGGCGACGGCGTGCGCGTGGTGGGCGACGCGCGCGAGGTCATCGCCAACCCCGAGATCGACGTGGTGGTGGAGCTGATCGGCGGCTACGGCATAGCCCGGCAGCTGGTGATGGAGGCCATTGGCCAGGGCAAGCACGTGGTCACGGCGAACAAGGCGCTGCTGGCGGTGCACGGCACCGAGATCTTCCGCGCGGCCGCGGCCAAGGGCGTGATCATCGCCTTCGAGGCGGCAGTCGCCGGGGGCATCCCCATCATCAAGGCGCTGCGCGAGGGGCTGACGGCCAACCGCATCCAGTGGGTGGCGGGCATCATCAACGGCACGACGAATTTCATCCTCAGCGAGATGCGCGACAAGGGCATGGACTTCGCCGCCGCCCTCAAGGACGCCCAGCGCCTGGGCTACGCCGAGGCCGACCCCACCTTCGACATCGAGGGCGTGGACGCGGCGCACAAGGCGACGCTCATCAGCGCGATTGCCTTCGGCATACCGGTGCAGTTCGACAAGTGCCACGTGGAAGGCATCACCAGGCTCGCGAGTGCCGACATCAGGTACGCCGAGCAGCTGGGCTACCGCATCAAGCTGCTGGGCATCACCCGGCGCACCGACAAGGGCGTGGAGCTGCGCGTGCACCCCACCCTGATCCCGGCGCGGCGCCTGATCGCCAACGTCGATGGCGCGATGAACGCGGTGGTGGTGCAGGGCGACGCGGTCGGTGCCACGCTCTACTACGGCAAGGGCGCGGGCAGCGAGCCGACGGCCAGTGCGGTGATTGCCGACCTGGTGGACATCGCGCGCCTGGACGGCGCCGACCCCGCGCACCGCGTGCCGCCGCTGGCCTTTCAGAGCAGCACGCTGGCGGCGGCCGGCGGCGACCTGCCCGTGCTGCCCATGGCCGAGGTGGTCACCGGCTACTACCTGCGCATCCGCGTGGTGGACGAGGCCGGCGTGCTGGCGCGCATCACCGGCATCCTGGCGGGCGCGGGCATCAGCATCGACGCCATCCTGCAGCGCGAAGCGCAGGAGGTAGTCAGCGAGGGCACCGCGCCCGAGGGCACGCAGGGCATACCGCAGACCGACCTGATCATCCTCACCCACGACACCCGCGAGGGCGACCTCGACGGCGCGCTGGCACAGATCCAGCCGCTGCCCACGGTGCTCGCGCCGATCACGCGCATCCGCAAGGAAGAGCTGAACTGA